tgTAACGTTACTGTCATCACATCTTCATCTTTAGACTTCTAAACCGTAGGAAGTTTTAATGCATTTCTTCTTTGTTCCCCATGCATATGCTTCCAGTCTCTTATCACTGATATTTATGTTGTGCAGACATGAGAAGAGATGTCCAGGAGATTTTCAAGATGACCCCTCATGATAAGCAAGTCATGATGTTTTCAGCGACACTCAGCAAGGAGATACGCCCTGTTTGCAAGAGATTTATGCAAGATGTAATGTCCTGTGGCCAGTATTATTCAAATTTAGAAATCAATACTTTTTATACTACTGGCTGCTTCtgcttctcctcttctattctTTATCTCTTTTGTTGGGGGCCAGGGGTGGTTAAGGGTTCTTATTCGAGTACTGTATGAGTGGCTTGTATGCTGGGAGCGGCAGGATTTGCCGTTATTTTCTGTGGTTTCCATTTCATCGTGTATTTTGAGTTATATCTCTGGCCACTGCTCCTGATATCTTAGACAAGTGCTGCTGCTTCTGCATCTCCTATtcaattctttttctcttgttgGGGGCTAGGGGCGGGTAAGGGTTCTTATTTGAGTACAATATAAGTGGCTTGTATACTGGGAGCGGCAGGATTTACCGTTATTTACTGTGATGTCCATTTCATTGTGTATTTTTGAGTTATTTCTGTCGCCACGGCTGCTGCTTCTGTTTCTCCTCttctattctttttctcttttgttgggGGCCGGTGGTGGTTAAGGGTTCTTATTTGAGTACAATATAAGTGGCTTGTATACTGGGATTGGCAGGATTTACCGTtatttacttcttctttttttttttttttttttttttttgagttattTCTGTTGCCACCGCGCCTGATTCCAAGGCCAGTGCAGCTTTTTCTGCTTCTCCTCTTCtgttatttctctcttttattgaGGGGGCCACGGGCAGTTAAGGGTTCTTATCTGAGTATAGCATTAGTGATTGTATACTTGGAGCGGCAGGATTATCAGATATTTACTATCGGTTGGATGAAAAGAGTTTCTATTAGGGGTGGTATTGGTAATCAGGACGCTGGGATCTTGGTCCGGGAGTTTTTCGTTCATCATTATGTACTGGATTCAATTTGTTTCGGACGGGCTCCTAATCTGCTTTCATGTGCCATTTCTCCCCTTTCAGCCTATGGAAATTTATGTGGATGATGAGGCCAAGCTGACCCTTCATGGTCTTGTACAGGTATTTTTAACAAATGTAAAATTGGTTCTTATGATTTACATTAAGCTTGTCTTTTATACTCATAAGTCACTTTTCTATTCCTTGTAGCATTACATTAAATTGAGTGAGCTTGAGAAAAACCGGAAGTTGAATGACCTACTTGATGCCTTGGACTTCAATCAAGTTGTGATTTTTGTCAAAAGCGTGAGTAGAGCAGCTGAGCTGAACAAGTTACTTGTGGAATGCAATTTTCCATCTATCTGCATCCACTCTGGGATGTCACAGGAGGAAAGGTTAGGAACAGTCATGCTAAGTTCTCTTCCATAGAAGTAGTTTCGTGCACTTCATTTTCATGTTAGACAATTTTGGTAGCTTCTgctgcctctctctctttttttgttcaaaGCAGTTTAGTTTATCCTGCACTCTATGAAATGGATAATTTCTTCGTGTGTTGTTGAGCTAATCTGGTTACTTGGGGAAGTTGTCTGCTCTggtggttaaaaaaaaaatcaaaaaagagcatcctagtgcatgaggctcttgctactgcagggtcagggtctgggaggggtaaatgtatgcagccttaccccctgctttgctAAAGAGACTGTTTCCAAGATTCTTTCATTGGTGGTAGTCATAATAAATGTTGTATGCAATTTggtctggtttttttttttttttttttgaggtgtGCCACATAATGCTGTATAGTTAACCTTGGGAGTTAGTGAACAATTAATTAAAAGCATGCTACATACACATTTGTGCACATACCCACATGATGCAAAGAAACAATATCACTTACATGTACTGCTGTGAAATGGTTTAAAGGGTGTATATGGCCATATTTGCTTTATTCTCTAAAACTATTCTTTGAAACACCATAATTGCACAGCTGTTCAGTGAAATGTGTAGTAAGTGGCAATTTTTGTTAACTTTCAGATTGTTTGGGATTGCAAGCCATCTCCATCAATTCTTGGTGCTAGTTTTATTTTTACACTGAGCATGTTATTCATCATATATTATAGTATGTTCATATGTTAAAGAGTTTTTGCACTCGCCCATGTCTGCTTTAGTGATTTCTTTGATTGGATTAGGTGGGTTTGGACCCACTGACCTCCCACATTTTTTCCTTGAGACTTATCTTTGCTTCCATTTCATTGAATTCGTGATTAAGTTTTGGTTGTGTAATATGTATATGAGTTCAAATGTTGCTTAATATGTATATGAGTTCAAATACAGTTGAGTTTTTTCTTTGCTTGGTTGCTTAATATGTATGCGATTTCTATTGCACTTGAGCCTTTCTTTGTCTATCTTGACATTTTAGTTGATAGTTGAACCTTTTTATGCTATAGAAGGGCGTGGTGACTTGTGTGAGAACTGTGAGaagtcaaggtagtgaattcccaattacaattgggttataTTAGGGATTAACTTTAAACACTTGTTTGTTTTCGTttgtcatggatgatttaacccaTAACTATAGGTGATATTGAGGACATGTTTctcaaagaattaaagtgggatggaatGATGGATGAAGTGTAGAGGTGCGtttagagtgttgtgtgaccgacgTAGTCTTGTAAAGCTTAAAAGAAAGTTCTATAGGACAGTCGTAAGACTAGCAATGATGTACTGGGCAGAATgtttgggcagttaagaagtatAATATAGataaggataaagtaaggactAATCagattagagctgatttgggagttgccttgATTCAGGTTAAGCTTTGATAAAGTCGTTTGAGGAGACGTGGCCATGTTCAAtagaggccttgggatgcaccTGTAAGGAGTGATTGGATTCAGATGGAAGGATTTAAAAGAGCTCGGGGTAGGCgtaaaatgaccataggggtaatagtgaggaaagacatgtataGTCTAGGATTCTAGGTCTTTACCCTAGTATAACCTCGAATAGAGTTTTTTTAGGGCAAGGATTTAGATAGCTGACCCCATTGGTTGGGATTTTACCGAGGTGTTGTTATGTTCCTTTCTTTTTAGAGTAAATTATAGTGACCTACCCTAGAGATTCTGACAATGTCTCGACACCCCTAAGCTGGAAAAGTATTATTATTAAGTCCACTCGCTAGtaatgaggaaagacatgcatagtctaggttTTGACCCTAGTATGATCTTGAATAGAGCCATTTTTAGGGCAAGGATCCAGGTAGCTGACCCCACTGAGGTCGGATTTTATTGAGATGTTATGTTCctttctttttaccttttttttagaGTAAATTACATCCCTTGGAGATTCTGACAATGTCTCGGTACCCCCAAGTTGGAAAAGTATTACAACGAAGTCCACTCCATTAGTGGTTAGacgttaagtgatgacatcaccggtttataatttttaaaatggCCAAATTACTCTCAATGGGGGTGAACTTACAAATCTACCCTTCTCCTCATTAACTCAACGTCTTGTTGCTCTCAGTTAACCCCTCTTCTCCCTTGATCTCTATTAACCCTAGATGAAAGCCTGAGATTATCCTCAACATCCTTGGCCATAATTGTAGCACTAGCTCCATCTTTGCCTTCTCCAGTCATCCTCGTCATTCTACAACATTTTCAACgttttcctcttttctattcTCCTGTCACTTTCCCATGCCCGACGTTGACACTATCAAGCTCAAGGAATCCTTCACCCATGTTGATGGTCTTCACTCATGGTCCCCTGGGTTTACCCCCTATTCGGATGAAAATCCTTGGGATTGGTGTTGTCTGCGTCAAGGGCATTATCACCGGCCTTCACCTTGGCCGATTGGGTGTCTCCGACATGATCGACAGCAACGCCCTCCGCAAGATTCTGGAATTCGTAAGTCTTAGCTTCCTCAATAACGACTTTATTGGCCCCATCCCAGAGTACAATTGCCTTTGTGCTTTTAAGGCTATCGACTTGTccgcatagttgtcaaggcgtcgccttggcgtccaggcggtttgcctggggcctaggcgacagccgccttgttgcactgcatgtcaccttctgtttcggcacttatttatgccaaatatcattcaagtaaatgtttttaatatttgttatttcatttacttaagatattattcataaataagcaaataccccttatttgaatccaataaaaatagtttaaaaatcaaattccaaaatgataaaaagtcaaccccccagtccaagaacaaaaactagattttggttataaggacgattttcaacttttaaatgctagggtttttctcaattatgaaaattttataaattctatcatgttaaaacattgctaaaaaccaaaagtccggtaaaaaatattttgttttgatattcataaaattattttcattcaggcgattttaacagtattcgcgcacttaaaaataagtttgactgaagcattactttgtcattgcaactcagatttaagtaatcttagacttgtttgaaagctggttttatattataactaatacaaaaagtctcatgtaaaaataaaatcatttgaccagtcaaacttattatagaataagagcatttctctaaatgttgattttttataacttaatatgacttaatgttaattttttatggtttgatgtggctaaatgttgatttttaatgacttgatgtggcttaatcttgattttttatgatacaaggtatatataacttactaaataatgttagaacataggaaaaataaaaaataacacttgttcgcctagttcgccctaaggcgggcgccttctcgcctaagcgcttagacaaccctctaccgccttggttcgccttggcgccgtgacaactatgcttgtcCGACAACAAGTTTTTCAGATATATCCCATCTAATTTCTTCTCCACGATGGGGTCTTTGGAGAAGATTTGGCTTTCCCAATTTCATCCTCCCTAGTCTCTGTTCCCTATCCCATTGGGATTTATCTTGAGGACAATCAATTCTCAAGCTCGATCCTACCCAGCGAACAGACAAGTCTGAAATCCTTCAACGCCTCCAACAACAAATTGGTAGGGGAAATCAACCTCTTGAACGACCCAACACCTTGAACTAGAGGGGTTTGGGTCGTTAGGGTTTTTTGATTGTGGGAATTTGATGGAAGATCGTGTAGCCCATGCACATGGTCTTGCATGGGCTCCAATGGCAATGAGACCCACAAAGATGAAAGAACCAAATTGGCTTAATCGAAAGGTTGAAGGAGAAGTTAAAATGGTCATTTACATTTTAAGTTTTAAGTTAATACCATCACTCTAAAAAGGGGATAGGTGTAATACTTTTCCTGCTTGGGGATGTCGAGACATTGTCAAAATCTCTAGGGGAGGGCATAGTaatattctctttttatttttcccttgcCTGAATCCTTGTGCATCTATTGGGCTCCATCTTTTGGTTTTGCATATGACATCATACTAGGTACTTTTGGATGACTGCTGGAatcttttctttcatatttgtTCTTGTCTTCTCATTGCTGCAAACCTAGTTGTTTTGTTCACTTAATTATTGCTTAGCTAAGTCGATAATTCCACAAACCTATACTTTTCTATAATCAACCTCATGATTTCCTAAGGTACACTATCTCACGCTTCTAAAAGTAAAACGAAAATCATGTGAAGATCTTCCTGGTATGATTACTTGAGAACCTAGATTTTAATCTTAGTCTGCCCATCATGTCATTTGTAACTTTTTTATTCTCCAAAGTTTGATCTCACAAAGGTTGTTCTTTGTACAACTCTTTAGTATTTCTCTTGTTCTTTAccgttttctctctctttttaagcTTTCACCTTCGCATCTTCTCTTCTATGTTAGTTtgtcttaacttttttttttattggtgaaTAAATAATCATTACCAAGCGAAAAGGTAAAAACATACAATCCCtaagaaggggagggggaagaaagcAAAACAAACTCAGAGAGTAAGGCTATTTCTGATGGTGGAGCTGGTCATCCcaggaatttacaatatgacAGTTTCTAGGGAAGAGTTTACAAGTGGAAGAAACCCGAGAAATCTTGGTCAtgacatcaaaggagatggagccCCAAATCTTATCAATATCAAGagagcgagagttggaggtccatttcctatgatttattttcatccagatctgatttgATTTATTGTTGTGTATAAGGCGAGCTTTCCCATAATATCACAAATAGACTTTCCCTGAAACGTCATATCCATTCAAATCCACTTATTGACCAGCATTTCCACAGAGGAGGAAACAGTGCGAGCGAAGAAGAGGTGCTCAATATTATCCTGCTCGTTGCCACAGAGGATACACATAGGATCAGTTGGGATGCCTCTCTGCATGAGGAAAGATTGCGTAGGCAAGGAGTTTGTAAAAACTCTTCAAGCtacgaagctctgtccgagggatgtgatgcttgaaccaTATGAGTTTGTACCATGGAGGGGTCGGGCCATGAGTTCTACCAAACTCGCAAGCAGCCTTGGCAGAGGAGAGAGCTTTGAAGAGGATGGCATCCAGAGGATAGAGTCTTCTTTGCCGCTGGGATACCGGATTGACCGGTAAAGAGTTATATCCGCAAGCTGGGTCAAAGATTGAGCAGGGGGACCAATTGCCAAAAGATAAGATATCAGCCACAAGGGCATACTTGGACAAGCACGAGTTATAGAGAATTCAGGCTTTTATTGATCCACTTTGGAGGACATTGAATGCTTTCTTTCGTTAAGATCATCAAGTGACATTTCTTGATATTTCTTGCGCAGCTTCTTGTCCATAAAAAGTTCTCTGTATCATCTATTGTCTTCtcctaaatttcatttaaatctTCTTCCCATAAATATCATCTCTCCATGAGGTTTTTTAAGCCAATGCCAgccatttttctaaaaaattaatatCCATACTGCTGGGTTGATTGCTTTCAAGGTATATTGTAGGAATGAGGAAGTGAAGGAAAAATGGAGGGTGGGCTATTTGTTTGCATTTGTTGAGAAATTTATGGGAGACAATTAGGGAGAAAAGGTGTAACTTTTGGGAAATCATAACCCGTTATCTCACCCATTACGTGGGAGAATATAGGGAAAGAAATTGAGAGTACACCTGgcttctcctctcctctcttagGGTGGAGAATAACTAATGAAGAATTTTATCCTTTAGTgttctcttgatttttttatgcaGAATTTCAGCAAGAACAGGAGATGGGCTTCTtgtttttggtttggttcactTTCTTGGGTAAAGTTAGGTTTAGTTTTGAATGCCCAATGGGTTATATGAACCGTGGACTTAGTATTTTTGAGTTCTCCATCGTAATGGGCCAATTCTATAAGCACAATATTAGGGATTTTGGTCCTATACAGGATTGAGTAGTTACTTTATATTCTGGTTAGTTACTAGTttctttagtttctaattttatttccttgatGGACTAGGCACCACCACTACTACATGGGGGCCTGTTTTTAGTAGGCTCTATTCAGTACTTTCCTTTTCGGAGGTGGTAGACTTCTCTTTATATTGTAAGAGCCATAGAGCCTCACCCATGATTTTGAATAGGTTAATGAAGCTTGGTTTTATGCCATTGTGGTTGGGGAGAGACTGACTAAAGCCATCGATGAGAGGCCTTCTTTATTACTGCTACCAAATTCCTTACTATTGAGCATTCTACACTTGCTACATCACTGTCATTGTCTGCTGTTTGTGGAGTTGAATTCTTGATCTCATAAAGCCAGCACCAAGAGAAGGTTCTTTGGATTCATCCCAGACCTGCGTCACCCTTTTGTAGAGTTATACTGCACCATATATTCAGGCCTCATTTACTGCTATTTTGGCCATCAGATTCAGTTATTATTTTTGAGTATGTAATCCTTTCTTTGAGAACTTCAATCGACCTGAGATTCAGCCTCTTTTAATGGTTAGATCTTCTCGAATCTGTGAGTTGCCTATTCTttccttgtttctaatttcagaacTGTGGTGTTATCTTCACATCTGTCAGCTACCTTGAGAATTTGAAGAGTTTAAATACTGTTAGTGGCCTACTATTGATCTCAGTTTCAGTCATATCCCATGGCTGGATTCAGACATAGGTATTAAGCCACTAATTTTAGTCCTACTATCATGTCTTCTGATCTGATCAATAACTTATGTGATATTTGGAGGTCCATCTCCATTGATCAAGCCCAATAACTAATCCAACTTTAATATTGATCTGTCTGTTGGATTGTTGGTTCTGGGTTACTAAATCTGTttatactttttattttatttttcctgatGCAACCATTAATCCAACCCTTGCATCAGCACCAAACTTTAAGGTACTGCTCCCCTACCCTAGTTACCCTTTCAGCCAGACTTGAGCTTAATCTGATCCCTTGTCCACTTTGGCTCctggaatatttttttcttcagtccTACCTGTAGGATGAGTATGGTTCTTGCTGTTTAATGAGTTTAGCTGCATTAATTTTCTTAATGCAACTAAGCAACTTGAAGGGattttttactttccttttccttcatgttctttttctttcctctgaaAAAACAATGACCCAGCTTACATGTTGTGATGTCGATGTAATATTGATCAATAATATCCTCTGTATGAGGATTTCTTTTAAATAATTCATACTCATCCTTCCAAATTTGTTACATGATGCTTGTCAAATTTTATCCCTTGCTATCTCACCCATTAGTGGGAGAATATGGGGAAAGAAATTTGGGGACAATTGGGCATACTGGCTTATCCTCTCCCCTCTTACAGGGTTGTGAATAACTAATGTtcctttctacccaaaaaaaaaatcttgattttCTTAATGCAACCAAGCAACTATCgaaagaggattttttttttctttcctttcccttctctctctctctctctctctcggaaaAGATGTCCTAATGACAATGTATTTTCTATCCAATAATATCCtctgaatgaaagaaaaatcatccCCATCCTTCCAAAATTGTTGCATGATGCTTAATGTTCTTTACTCTAAAGAAATGAGTGATTATGAAGCTTAGCCTGGTGAATCTAGACTCTGGTTGGCCTCATGTTGGCCCTTGTCCCTCACCCTGTTGAAATTCAGTTATGTTGCAAATGGTGTTTGTTCGTTCAGCTTTTATCTGACACTATTACCTTCTCTCTTGCAAATTATGGCAATCGAGTTGTCAACTGGGGAATTCATTGTTCATCAGTAGGAGAGTTCCAGGTTGCagaatttcattctcttttctatcCAAAAGGGGCGAGAGGGGGGGGGTTTGCTCCCTCATTCTAAATTTTTGGTGGATTGCCTTTCATTGTTTTTATTAGGCAGGCTCAATTTGGTTCTGGATCTAATTCTCTTCTAGGACTTTAGCTTCTTATGGTATACTTGGAATAAGTTGGAAGGACAAGGGAAATGGCAAAAGTTTATATTAAAGCAGTAGAGTCATCTATGTTGTACCTAATTTTCTCCCTTATTTCTGTTCTTTCTGCTGGTAAATTTTGCCATTCAAGGTCGTTTTTTCCCTTGCAAGGGCTTGGGGAACTCTGTTGCTAAATGAAATCTAAGACCACATATTTTATGAAGTGGATTGCAGTACTAGTGGTGaaattatatttgatttttccatTCTTGGCATGTAAACAAATGAGTTCGCTTTTAGAAGCAAGTAGGCATGCCTAATAATTTATTGATGTCTTTTCTGAAAGAAAAGTCAAGGTCAAATGCAGTATCAGAAACAATTAAGTAGTTTCATCTATTATCTATTTCTCATTTTCTTGCCTGACTTCTTTTTGAACACTGGGTTTCTCCCTGTCCCTGCTGCATCTTTTGGTTGCAGCTGTTGGCCCCCATATGGTGGTcagggatctttttttttttttttttttggggttcaCTAACTTCATAGACATGTTTTCTGCTGGCCATAAATAATGTAAGCCTAATTAGGCGTGTCATACTGATCAATTTGGAGATTGTCAAGTCTATTTTGTCATTTGGttctgaaaagaaaagggaagagtcCAGCACACGTGTTCTGTTGTGATGCATTGCTATTGACATGTTGCTAGGCCAGGCTGGGTTTGTGCTAAGCATGACATATTAGACATAGGTAAGGAGTGGGAGTGCCTGGCTTGGCCTGGTCTGCTGGCTCTGTTAAGAACTTGGCCTGGACATACAACACCAGACCTGTGGTCAAGCCTAGGAGATGAGTAACCTGTAGCTATGCCAGGACTAGTCTATGGCACCTTTTTTGATGATATTCTAAACATTAAGGGCATTGTTTTGCTTGGTTACCATTGACCATCGGTCACATTCATTTTCAtagatatatttatttttttggggtaaattcATAGACACATTAATACATCTGAACAATATGTATGAAGCCTAAGGTTGATTGGGCCATGATACGAGTTCGGTACAATGACTATTTTCTGAGTTCAATTGACATGATTTTTGCAGGTTGACACGCTACAAGGGTTTCAAGGAGGGTCATAAAAGAATTCTTGTGGCAACAGATTTGGTTGGGAGGGGAATAGACATTGAACGTGTTAACATTGTTATCAACTATGACATGCCTGATTCTGCTGATACCTACTTGCACAGGGTTGGCCCTCCCTTTTGTCATTCTTCTCTGCTGTCTATTCTTTCAGTGAATTCACTGTTACTTAgcttttctttgctttattCAAATTCTTAACAGGTGGGAAGAGCTGGCAGGTTTGGCACCAAAGGACTTGCAATTACATTTGTCTCATCTGCTTCCGACTCTGATGTCCTCAATCAGGTTGAAAAGATTGTCAGAATCTAATGCATTTTTACGTTTTGGAATTCTATTAGACTTCTCTAAATTGCTTTATGGTTTGAGTGCAGGTTCAAGAGAGGTTTGAAGTGGACATAAAAGAACTGCCAGAGCAGATCGATACCTCTACTTACAGTATGTATTCACCTTCGTTGGTTTTGAGTTGGAACTTTGTGTCTCTAGGGCATTAAACTGTATCCTGTTTATGACTTGAGATCCATTTATCTTAACCAAGGAATTTATCTCTGGTTTGTTTTACAATTTTGGAATATGTACTGTTGTGTAAACCTTTCTTTTGGTGGTTGTCTTGCAGTGCCATCTTGATGCAGTTGTTTGGCTGGGGTGGATGTGTAATTCTATTTATTgcaaaagatggaagatggTCATCTATAAGAGCTGTATGAGATTGAATTCTTGTTCTACGACATTGCAATGGATTTGATGCTTGCCAAGACgcgggtttttattttttttgggtggggggagtGTTGAGCCGCCGTTTTTGCATTTATATGTAATTGTTAAATGAAGTTTAGAGCAAAATAGTACATTGAAAAATGCCATGTAGGATAGTAATTCTGTAACTTTGGTGCATTGACGAGGAACCTTAACCGTGCCTTGCTACTGACTTTATGGTATTGCTCTTTAAGAAAAGCTGCAGCGTTTTCCACTATAACGGGCGTTAAAGAGGGCAGAATTCGGATTAACACATTTTGTTTTCCTATGTTATTGTGGTTAGTGGTTATTTTAGTTGGGATAATGGTTTCTATGGGGGAGTGTGGCCGCGCTCAGACATTGGAGTGTAATGACATCTCCACCTACAATTGAATGCAAAATCTAGAAGAAAAATGATGCCTCTGTTGATGCTTTATTAGCACAGGTCACCGTCCAGGCTGTTTTTGAAAGTTTGGCCATCGTTATTTTTAGTTGGCCAAGTTTTCAATGCACAGCCACGAACTGATGGGACATGCCTTTGAACCGTTTTGGTGGAGTGGGTTGGGCTGGATTGAGTAGAAGTGTAATTAGACATCCTCTTTCCATACTTTGGTTGAAGGCGTACGTTCTCCTCTATGGAGAAAACAAAATTATGTTTTGACTTTCATGATTCATTAGAGTGCGGGGTGGGCCTGGGGGGGTGTGTAATCATAGAGCATAGTtatttaatttggatttgggaattattcggaataatttgTTTTACTAATTCAATGATTCGGTCAAAATATCGGTGAGGATTAAAAGGTTTGGATTCGTAAATTATtggtttataaaaataaaaaagcagagAGTGAGAGACTGAGAGGAGGGGAATGAGGAACTGGATTAATGTCACTCATTATGCATATTCACCTAGAGAGAGTCAGTTGAAAAATGGGGTGagattttttgggtagaatataAGATTACCTTAGGAAGGATAAGCTTTGTCGGTTTCTattaaaaacaagaataaaaataacattGAGTAACAAATGCATGATAATCACAGTATTTCTAAagtttattgatttattttaaagtttgttgttgttgttgttgttgttttttttttttttttcatgtgataaaatttgattttaattcagataaaattcggttcgatataattattcgtgaattttaaaaaaaatctataaagtcaagatttttttagaattttttatttgattcaaattcaaattgagTTATTCGTAAAATTCGTTAAAATTCTGTTCGACCGAATAATTCGAATAATTTGGAGAATGAAATAACTAGATCCTAGAGTAGATGAGGAAACTCTCAACCTCTTGTGGGCTCAGGCTTAGGTTCATCTGTAGTATGCACGGGCTAGATGTGTTAAAACTGTCCTTAGATACTTTGGTAAGAATTTTTCCACATGCCTTGCTACTTGGATAGATGATGTGGctattatgtgcattagagatgTAATGCTTTGGATTAGTCAAGAGtcaaattttagaatttaattcaatcaaataccctctcAACATTTGGAATGGATGGACCATACGAGCCTATTGGTGATGAAGGGAATGACAAGATATGTTTCCTTATCATGTCCAACGAAAGAAATGACGAATAGAAGattaaaaagagaagggaaaggcAGGGCCCGCTGTCAGGCTTCTCAGCCATGTGTTTGCCTCTCTCCTCTTACTACTGAAAAGACCCTCTACTTGTAGATGTCCCTACACTATGTCAACTGCCCGCTAGTTTACCTGGAGCTGGTGGTATGCCAAACTCTCTTCTATAAAATTTATAGATAAATGATTTACAGGAAAGAATGTTTACACAAGTATGAGGGAAGAGGTTGAAGCCACCGCTGGTGTACCGCAAGCTAGCACTCTCTatatctatttctctcttcccctttgaaATGTACCCCTAACCCTCTTCTACAATGGACATAGAATCCCAATATACAGGGAAGAATGTTCATTCTAAAAAAGCATGGACCGTTGCTTGATAGTCCGAAAAAAGGCAGTGTCTCAGCTTTAAACCCACTAGCAGAAACATATATAGAGATGACTTTCCTCCACCAAAAAATACCAACAACAACCATTTTACTAGGCATATCAGGTTTTCATTGATCGAAAATAGCTCAAATTTTTAGCTATATAGATTTGTCATAACATGGAAGATCACAAAAATTTCTTGAGGAGTCAATTACTATCATTCCCATACACTTAGTCTATATTTATTGATACTCCCTTacttcaa
This Macadamia integrifolia cultivar HAES 741 chromosome 10, SCU_Mint_v3, whole genome shotgun sequence DNA region includes the following protein-coding sequences:
- the LOC122091480 gene encoding DEAD-box ATP-dependent RNA helicase 15 isoform X2, translating into MDVICQAKSGMGKTAVFVLSTLQQIEPVAGQVAALVLCHTRELAYQICHEFERFSTYLPDIKVAVFYGGVNIKTHKDLLKNECPHIVVGTPGRILALAREKDLSLKNVRHFILDECDKMLESLDMRRDVQEIFKMTPHDKQVMMFSATLSKEIRPVCKRFMQDPMEIYVDDEAKLTLHGLVQHYIKLSELEKNRKLNDLLDALDFNQVVIFVKSVSRAAELNKLLVECNFPSICIHSGMSQEERLTRYKGFKEGHKRILVATDLVGRGIDIERVNIVINYDMPDSADTYLHRVGRAGRFGTKGLAITFVSSASDSDVLNQVQERFEVDIKELPEQIDTSTYMPS
- the LOC122091480 gene encoding DEAD-box ATP-dependent RNA helicase 15 isoform X1, whose amino-acid sequence is MGEVKENDAYEEELLEYEEEDDKAPDSVAAKGTGETTKKGYVGIHSSGFRDFLLKPELLRAIVDSGFEHPSEVQHECIPQAILGMDVICQAKSGMGKTAVFVLSTLQQIEPVAGQVAALVLCHTRELAYQICHEFERFSTYLPDIKVAVFYGGVNIKTHKDLLKNECPHIVVGTPGRILALAREKDLSLKNVRHFILDECDKMLESLDMRRDVQEIFKMTPHDKQVMMFSATLSKEIRPVCKRFMQDPMEIYVDDEAKLTLHGLVQHYIKLSELEKNRKLNDLLDALDFNQVVIFVKSVSRAAELNKLLVECNFPSICIHSGMSQEERLTRYKGFKEGHKRILVATDLVGRGIDIERVNIVINYDMPDSADTYLHRVGRAGRFGTKGLAITFVSSASDSDVLNQVQERFEVDIKELPEQIDTSTYMPS